A single genomic interval of Aegicerativicinus sediminis harbors:
- a CDS encoding AtpZ/AtpI family protein has translation MAEQDQPQGQRKKNNQLNAYAVYSSIAIQMAAIIAIGTYIGVKLDDNYSDGGNIFTIIFSLTSVILATIFVIRRIIAASKNDE, from the coding sequence ATGGCGGAACAAGATCAGCCACAAGGCCAACGGAAAAAGAACAATCAGCTTAACGCATACGCTGTTTATTCTAGCATAGCCATTCAAATGGCAGCCATTATTGCCATTGGCACTTATATTGGTGTTAAGTTAGACGACAATTATTCTGATGGAGGAAATATATTTACAATTATATTTTCTCTTACTTCTGTAATCCTTGCAACTATTTTTGTAATTAGGCGTATTATTGCAGCATCTAAAAATGATGAATAA
- the dut gene encoding dUTP diphosphatase, with translation MAETVKIKIINTSEHSLPSYETEASAGMDLRAVLDAPIILKPLERAIVKTGLFIELPIGYEAQVRPRSGLAAKKGITVLNAPGTVDADYRGEIGVILINLSNEPFNIESGERIAQLVIAKHERAEWLVADVLTETARGSGGFGSTGSK, from the coding sequence ATGGCAGAAACTGTAAAAATTAAGATTATTAACACTTCAGAGCATTCATTACCTTCATATGAAACTGAAGCATCAGCAGGAATGGATCTTAGAGCTGTATTGGACGCACCAATAATCTTAAAGCCTTTGGAAAGAGCCATTGTTAAAACAGGATTGTTTATTGAATTACCTATTGGTTATGAGGCTCAAGTACGTCCAAGAAGTGGATTGGCTGCCAAAAAAGGAATCACTGTATTGAATGCGCCTGGAACCGTCGACGCCGATTATAGAGGTGAAATAGGAGTAATCTTAATCAACTTATCGAATGAGCCTTTTAATATTGAGTCAGGTGAGCGTATCGCACAATTGGTAATAGCCAAACACGAGAGAGCAGAATGGCTTGTAGCAGATGTTTTAACTGAAACTGCCAGAGGCAGTGGAGGTTTCGGAAGTACGGGCAGTAAATAA
- a CDS encoding bactofilin family protein: protein MFSDKKRNDMADTTSQQNTIAKGTTITGDIISDGDFRIEGTVQGNIKTPGKVVIGKTGFINGTLKGAYADIEGKFAGKLLLSETLTLRATAHVEGEVEVGKLAVEPGATFNATCSMKGAIKELTNGGTRSATRPTEKEQSA from the coding sequence ATGTTTTCAGATAAAAAACGAAATGATATGGCAGACACTACATCCCAGCAAAACACAATTGCAAAAGGAACAACTATTACCGGAGATATTATTAGTGACGGTGATTTTAGAATAGAAGGAACCGTTCAAGGAAATATTAAAACACCGGGAAAGGTTGTCATTGGTAAAACAGGTTTTATTAATGGCACCCTCAAAGGAGCCTATGCAGATATAGAAGGTAAGTTTGCTGGAAAACTATTGTTGTCAGAAACCCTTACATTAAGAGCAACTGCCCATGTTGAAGGTGAAGTTGAAGTTGGTAAACTTGCAGTGGAGCCAGGAGCAACTTTCAACGCTACATGCTCAATGAAGGGGGCAATTAAAGAATTGACAAATGGCGGAACAAGATCAGCCACAAGGCCAACGGAAAAAGAACAATCAGCTTAA
- the porW gene encoding type IX secretion system periplasmic lipoprotein PorW/SprE, translating to MSNRHIVCALILSIILTGCSRKKNTFISRNLHAVGTEYNILYNGNLALERGRQSVDDAFTENYWELLPVERMQISDEVLLPGQSRNQDFKYAEEKAIKAVQKHGMNIKGKEYNPQIDEAYLLLGKSRYFDQRFVPALQAFNYILYKYPASDKINAAKIWREKTNMRLDNDVLAIKNLKRLMDREELEAQDLADANATLAQAYINLESKDSALVHLKRAAELTKNHKEEARYWFIRGQLFNEFGMKDSANHAFTHIIDLHRKIPRAYYINAHMERAANFNMETGDKMAYLEYLTDLEENRENRPFLDKIYYRKAEYYTHENRDSLAEMYYNKSLRTNTQDQHLRSLDYNTLGDMYFDRNEYRLAGAYYDSTMLNQVVDTKPYRIIKKKRENLDDVILYESIAQANDSILQLVGMPEIEREAYFTAYTEKLKEIAEAEREKAEILERNNAGLVVVENQLSRSLPGLPTQNNRNSSTFYFYNPQTVAYGKNEFTRIWGNRALADNWRWSDQRQIAIQTPEDIVNDSLAEIQKFDPSFYISQIPSEPAIIDSLKQQRNYAYYQLGIIYKEKFQEFALARHRLENLLKSNPEPRLILPAKYNLYKIYEELGEAGLANAMKEEIVSNYPDSRYAEILANPDSLLAKDQNSAESIYEELFARYEAQEFGDVIEEAEKYIDQMQGDPIVPKFEFLKASAKGRLYGFEAYKEGINYIAVTYPNTEEGKRAEEMMQKNMPVLAEKTFVADEDVNHKVLYPFKTDEYKDIPEFMAKLNEIIKDIKFYNLKLSVDTYDENTKFVVLHGLLNSIGAEGFAEVLKEKEYNIKRPYYTISTPNYAIILTHKNLQEYLELQ from the coding sequence TTGTCCAATAGACATATCGTTTGTGCCCTAATTTTATCGATCATCCTTACCGGATGCTCGCGTAAAAAGAACACTTTTATAAGTCGCAACCTACATGCGGTGGGCACAGAATATAATATTCTTTATAATGGAAATCTAGCACTAGAACGCGGGAGACAGTCAGTTGATGATGCCTTTACGGAGAATTACTGGGAATTGTTGCCTGTTGAGCGCATGCAGATTAGCGACGAAGTATTGCTTCCGGGACAGTCGCGAAACCAAGATTTTAAATATGCCGAAGAGAAGGCCATTAAGGCTGTCCAAAAACATGGCATGAATATAAAGGGAAAGGAATACAATCCCCAAATTGATGAAGCATATTTGCTTTTGGGCAAGTCTAGATATTTTGACCAACGTTTTGTACCTGCCTTACAAGCGTTCAATTACATCCTTTATAAATATCCAGCCAGTGACAAAATCAATGCAGCTAAGATTTGGCGTGAAAAAACAAACATGCGGCTGGATAATGATGTGCTTGCCATTAAAAACTTAAAACGTTTGATGGATCGAGAGGAATTGGAGGCCCAGGATCTTGCAGATGCCAACGCAACTTTAGCCCAGGCATATATTAATCTAGAATCTAAAGACAGTGCTTTGGTTCATCTTAAGCGAGCAGCGGAACTGACAAAAAATCACAAAGAAGAAGCACGCTATTGGTTTATAAGAGGACAGCTGTTCAATGAATTTGGCATGAAGGATAGTGCAAATCATGCATTTACTCATATTATCGATTTACACAGGAAAATTCCAAGAGCCTATTATATAAATGCCCATATGGAGCGTGCGGCGAATTTCAATATGGAGACCGGTGATAAGATGGCCTACCTAGAATATTTGACCGATTTGGAAGAGAATAGGGAGAATAGACCCTTTTTAGATAAGATTTATTACCGAAAAGCTGAATATTATACACATGAAAACCGGGATAGTTTGGCAGAAATGTATTATAATAAGTCCTTAAGAACTAATACGCAAGACCAACATCTTCGTTCCCTAGATTATAATACGTTGGGGGATATGTATTTTGATAGAAATGAATACCGTTTGGCCGGAGCCTATTACGATAGTACCATGCTGAACCAAGTTGTAGATACAAAACCATATCGCATTATTAAAAAGAAGCGCGAAAACTTAGATGATGTTATCTTGTACGAATCTATAGCCCAAGCAAATGATAGTATTCTTCAATTGGTAGGAATGCCAGAAATTGAACGTGAGGCTTATTTTACCGCATATACAGAAAAGCTAAAAGAAATTGCAGAAGCAGAAAGAGAAAAAGCCGAGATATTGGAGCGTAACAATGCGGGCTTGGTAGTTGTAGAAAATCAATTATCTAGAAGCCTTCCTGGTCTTCCAACTCAAAACAATAGAAATTCAAGCACATTTTATTTCTACAACCCACAAACAGTAGCCTATGGTAAAAATGAATTCACAAGAATTTGGGGTAATAGGGCTCTAGCAGATAATTGGCGGTGGTCTGATCAAAGGCAAATTGCTATACAGACCCCAGAAGATATAGTTAATGATTCATTGGCAGAAATACAGAAGTTCGACCCTTCTTTTTATATTTCGCAAATACCATCCGAACCAGCCATAATTGATAGTTTAAAACAACAACGCAACTATGCCTATTACCAATTAGGAATTATTTATAAGGAGAAATTTCAGGAGTTTGCATTGGCAAGGCATCGATTGGAAAACCTTCTTAAAAGTAATCCAGAACCTCGACTTATTCTTCCGGCAAAATATAACCTTTATAAGATATATGAAGAATTAGGTGAAGCAGGTTTGGCAAATGCGATGAAAGAGGAAATTGTTAGTAATTATCCAGATTCACGTTATGCCGAGATTTTGGCGAATCCGGATTCATTATTAGCAAAAGACCAGAATAGTGCAGAAAGCATTTATGAAGAATTGTTTGCAAGGTATGAGGCCCAAGAATTTGGTGATGTTATAGAAGAAGCCGAAAAATATATAGATCAAATGCAAGGAGACCCTATTGTCCCGAAATTCGAGTTTCTAAAAGCATCAGCTAAAGGAAGACTTTATGGTTTTGAGGCTTATAAAGAAGGAATTAATTACATCGCCGTTACCTATCCTAATACTGAGGAGGGTAAACGGGCGGAAGAGATGATGCAAAAAAACATGCCCGTATTGGCCGAAAAAACCTTTGTTGCCGACGAGGATGTAAATCACAAAGTGTTGTATCCTTTTAAAACTGATGAATACAAGGATATACCAGAGTTTATGGCAAAACTGAATGAAATTATTAAGGACATAAAATTCTATAATTTGAAACTTTCAGTGGATACCTATGATGAGAACACTAAATTTGTGGTCTTGCATGGTTTGCTCAATTCAATTGGAGCCGAAGGATTTGCAGAAGTCTTGAAGGAAAAGGAATACAATATTAAAAGACCCTATTATACAATATCAACCCCAAACTACGCTATTATTTTAACGCATAAGAATTTGCAAGAGTATTTAGAATTACAATAA
- the atpA gene encoding F0F1 ATP synthase subunit alpha, giving the protein MAEVKPAEISAILKQQLSGFEASASLDEVGTVLTVGDGIVRAYGLSNAQYGELVEFEGGLEGIVLNLEEDNVGIVLLGPSKEIEEGATVKRTKRIASIKVGEGIVGRVVDTLGNPIDGKGALQGELLEMPLERKAPGVIFRQPVNEPLQTGVKAIDAMIPVGRGQRELVIGDRQTGKTTVCIDTIINQKEFYDAGEPVYCIYVAVGQKASTVANIAKTLEDKGAMAYTTIVAANASDPAPMQVYAPMAGAAIGEYFRDTGRPALIIYDDLSKQAVAYREVSLLLRRPPGREAYPGDVFYLHSRLLERAAKVINDDDIAKQMNDLPESLKSKVKGGGSLTALPIIETQAGDVSAYIPTNVISITDGQIFLESDLFNSGVRPAINVGISVSRVGGSAQIKSMKKVAGTLKLDQAQFRELEAFAKFGSDLDAATLNVIEKGRRNVEILKQAQNDPFTVEDQVAIIYAGSKNLLRDVPVDKVKEFERDYLEFLNAKHRDVLDQLKAGKLTDEMTDTLSKVAKDLSAKYKN; this is encoded by the coding sequence ATGGCAGAAGTAAAACCGGCTGAAATTTCAGCGATTTTAAAGCAACAACTTTCCGGATTTGAAGCTTCCGCTTCATTGGACGAAGTAGGAACTGTGCTAACCGTAGGTGATGGTATTGTACGAGCTTATGGCTTATCTAATGCTCAATATGGAGAATTGGTAGAGTTTGAAGGTGGGCTAGAAGGTATTGTATTAAACCTTGAGGAAGACAACGTAGGTATTGTATTGTTGGGCCCTTCAAAAGAAATTGAAGAAGGAGCAACTGTAAAGCGCACAAAAAGAATTGCATCAATTAAAGTAGGTGAAGGTATTGTAGGCCGTGTTGTTGATACTTTGGGTAACCCGATCGATGGTAAAGGTGCTTTGCAAGGCGAATTATTAGAAATGCCATTAGAGCGCAAAGCTCCTGGTGTTATTTTCCGTCAGCCTGTAAATGAGCCTCTTCAAACTGGTGTTAAGGCAATCGATGCTATGATTCCTGTAGGTAGAGGACAAAGGGAGTTGGTTATTGGTGACCGTCAAACTGGTAAAACAACGGTTTGTATCGATACCATTATCAACCAGAAGGAGTTTTATGATGCAGGTGAACCGGTATATTGTATTTATGTAGCTGTTGGACAAAAAGCTTCTACTGTTGCAAACATTGCAAAAACGTTGGAAGACAAAGGTGCAATGGCTTATACAACTATTGTAGCTGCTAACGCTTCAGATCCTGCCCCAATGCAGGTATATGCTCCAATGGCAGGTGCTGCAATTGGCGAATATTTTAGAGATACAGGTAGACCTGCTCTTATTATATATGATGATTTGTCTAAACAAGCGGTAGCTTATCGTGAAGTATCATTATTGTTAAGAAGACCACCAGGACGTGAGGCTTATCCAGGAGACGTTTTCTATCTTCACTCTCGTTTATTAGAGCGTGCTGCAAAAGTTATCAATGATGATGATATAGCCAAGCAAATGAACGATTTACCAGAATCTCTTAAGTCTAAGGTAAAAGGAGGAGGTTCATTAACGGCTCTTCCAATCATTGAGACTCAAGCTGGTGACGTTTCTGCATATATCCCAACCAACGTAATTTCTATTACAGACGGTCAGATTTTCTTGGAGTCAGATTTATTTAACTCAGGTGTGCGTCCTGCGATTAACGTAGGTATCTCTGTATCTCGTGTTGGTGGATCTGCTCAGATTAAATCCATGAAAAAAGTAGCAGGTACTTTGAAATTAGACCAGGCGCAATTCCGTGAATTGGAAGCTTTCGCTAAGTTTGGTTCAGACCTTGATGCTGCCACTTTGAATGTTATTGAGAAAGGACGTAGAAACGTTGAGATCCTAAAACAAGCTCAAAACGACCCATTTACCGTAGAAGATCAAGTTGCCATTATTTATGCTGGATCTAAGAACTTATTGAGAGATGTTCCAGTTGATAAGGTTAAAGAATTTGAAAGAGATTACTTAGAATTCCTTAACGCTAAGCACAGAGATGTACTTGATCAACTTAAGGCAGGTAAGCTAACAGACGAAATGACGGATACCTTAAGTAAGGTTGCTAAAGATTTGTCTGCAAAATATAAGAACTAA
- the atpG gene encoding ATP synthase F1 subunit gamma, with protein MANLKEIRSRIASVSSTMQITSAMKMVSAAKLKKAQDAITAMRPYADKLTELLQGLSASLDADSGSKYSDQREVKKVLVVAITSNRGLCGAFNSNIIKETNRLVFDEYKDKQVSVVTIGKKGNDILKKRCNILANKSQVYDDLTFDNIAEIAEMLMEKFTSMEADKVILVYNSFKNAATQLIKTEQFLPILPMESDKNVNLDYIFEPSKEEIVMQLIPKSLKTQLYKAVRDSFASEHGARMTAMHKATDNAKDLKGQLTLTYNKARQAAITNEILEIVGGAEALNG; from the coding sequence ATGGCTAATTTAAAGGAAATACGCAGTAGGATAGCATCGGTATCTTCAACCATGCAAATTACCAGTGCCATGAAAATGGTATCGGCAGCAAAGTTGAAAAAAGCCCAAGATGCAATTACTGCGATGAGACCTTATGCTGATAAGCTTACTGAATTGCTGCAAGGATTAAGTGCGTCTTTAGATGCAGATTCTGGGAGCAAATATTCAGATCAAAGAGAGGTTAAAAAAGTATTGGTTGTTGCCATTACTTCTAATCGTGGTTTATGTGGCGCTTTCAATTCTAATATTATAAAAGAGACCAATCGTCTGGTATTTGATGAGTACAAGGATAAACAAGTTTCTGTTGTTACTATTGGAAAAAAGGGAAATGATATCCTTAAAAAGAGATGTAATATCCTTGCCAACAAGAGCCAAGTTTATGATGATTTAACTTTCGATAATATTGCTGAAATTGCCGAAATGTTGATGGAGAAATTCACTTCAATGGAAGCAGATAAAGTGATATTAGTGTATAACAGCTTTAAAAATGCTGCTACACAACTTATTAAGACAGAGCAATTCTTGCCTATTTTACCAATGGAAAGTGACAAGAATGTAAACTTAGACTACATTTTTGAGCCTTCGAAGGAGGAGATCGTAATGCAATTAATTCCTAAATCGCTTAAAACACAATTGTACAAGGCGGTAAGAGATTCTTTTGCTAGTGAGCATGGTGCGCGAATGACTGCTATGCATAAAGCAACTGATAATGCAAAAGATCTTAAAGGTCAACTTACCTTAACTTACAACAAAGCGAGACAAGCTGCGATTACAAATGAAATTCTTGAAATTGTTGGTGGTGCGGAAGCTTTAAACGGATAA
- the atpE gene encoding ATP synthase F0 subunit C, with product MTITGIAAIGAGLAAIGAGLGIGKIGGSAMEAMARQPEMHGKIQSSALILAAFVEAVALFGIVVALLQG from the coding sequence ATGACTATTACTGGAATTGCAGCGATTGGAGCAGGTTTAGCAGCTATCGGAGCTGGTCTTGGTATCGGTAAAATCGGTGGATCTGCTATGGAAGCTATGGCTCGTCAGCCTGAAATGCACGGAAAAATTCAGTCTTCTGCATTGATCCTTGCTGCTTTCGTTGAAGCGGTAGCGTTATTTGGTATTGTGGTTGCTTTACTACAAGGATAA
- the atpB gene encoding F0F1 ATP synthase subunit A, with amino-acid sequence MGLGLLKRTVFSLVFLSLATTVFASDPQTGLEKLEEEYKEFDAKELIMHHVKDAYGMHLITLNEGQEDEKHITIPLPVILWTDNGLVTFMSSEFHHDYNGHVVVEKNGMRFVNVHEKVYQLDQGASEVQFDAEHHPTNAQNPIDISITRNVFMMWVSVAVLLFIFISAAKRYRKDENYVPKGIASFVEPLIIFVRDEIARPMIGEKRYRKYMPYLLTIFFFIWLNNIFGLIPIVNGANLSGNIAFTFTLAVFTFIITSFSGNKNYWKHIFWMPGVPVPMKIFLMPIEIIGIFTKPISLMIRLFANITAGHIIILALMSLIFIFKTVAVAPVSVAFALFISIIEIVVTAIQAYIFTVLSALYFGMATEEEHH; translated from the coding sequence ATGGGGTTAGGCTTACTTAAACGCACTGTTTTTTCTTTGGTGTTTTTGTCTTTGGCAACAACTGTTTTTGCTTCAGATCCGCAAACAGGATTAGAGAAGTTAGAGGAAGAATATAAAGAATTCGACGCTAAAGAATTAATTATGCATCACGTTAAGGATGCCTATGGAATGCACCTAATTACCCTTAATGAAGGGCAAGAAGATGAAAAGCATATCACCATTCCACTTCCTGTAATTCTTTGGACTGATAATGGCCTTGTTACCTTCATGTCATCAGAATTTCACCATGATTATAATGGCCATGTGGTGGTTGAGAAAAACGGGATGCGATTTGTTAACGTTCACGAAAAAGTGTATCAATTAGACCAAGGTGCATCTGAAGTGCAGTTCGATGCTGAGCATCATCCAACCAACGCCCAAAATCCAATAGACATTTCCATTACAAGAAATGTTTTTATGATGTGGGTTTCTGTGGCTGTGTTGTTATTCATCTTTATTTCTGCAGCAAAACGTTATCGCAAAGACGAGAATTATGTTCCTAAGGGTATTGCTTCTTTTGTTGAGCCTCTTATTATTTTCGTTCGAGATGAAATCGCCCGTCCAATGATTGGCGAAAAGCGTTACAGAAAATATATGCCATATCTGCTTACCATATTCTTTTTTATATGGTTAAACAATATTTTCGGACTCATACCTATTGTAAATGGAGCCAACCTAAGTGGAAACATAGCGTTTACTTTCACATTGGCAGTATTTACTTTTATCATTACATCATTTAGCGGCAACAAAAACTATTGGAAACATATTTTCTGGATGCCAGGTGTGCCTGTTCCGATGAAAATTTTCCTAATGCCAATAGAAATCATCGGGATATTTACAAAGCCAATCTCATTGATGATTCGATTGTTCGCTAATATTACGGCTGGTCACATCATCATATTGGCGTTGATGTCATTGATTTTCATATTTAAAACTGTCGCAGTTGCGCCTGTATCGGTGGCATTTGCTTTGTTCATTAGCATTATAGAAATAGTGGTTACGGCCATACAAGCATATATTTTTACAGTTTTGTCTGCCCTTTATTTTGGCATGGCAACAGAAGAAGAGCATCATTAA
- a CDS encoding lipopolysaccharide biosynthesis protein, whose amino-acid sequence MGVLKKLFQQTAIYGIATVLPRILSIVLVPLYVSVLGTEQFGIYASLMAFLILGNVVLSYGMETAFFRFINKEDQPKKLVQSTALTSLVVSTLLFVTVGLLFKSQISNILEFRPEYILYAVLILGLDALCVIPFVWYRANERPTTYTIIKVGNVLINLGFNLFFFLWLPVLVRDNTDSIWNSWYLAENKVGYVFIANLIASGLTFLFLLPIYLKINLGFNASVWKRMMAYGLPVLVAGIAFSINEAFDKILLKYMLPEDIAESEVGIYSACYKLGVFMTLFATAFRLGIEPFFFNHASSKNAKETYALITKFFVIFGSLILLVVVVFIDVFKVILIPDSAFWEALHIVPIILLANLCLGIYHNLSVWYKVTDRTRFGAIVSIVGAGITLVLNLLLIPLISYNGSAIATLAAYGVMMILSYTLGKKYYPVPYDMKNISVFLILSIVFSYLSFYTFDRDIALGSLLLLIFLSILYFLERKEIKRYFKF is encoded by the coding sequence TTGGGCGTTTTAAAAAAACTCTTTCAGCAGACTGCTATCTATGGGATTGCAACCGTACTCCCAAGGATTCTGAGTATTGTTCTTGTCCCCTTATACGTAAGTGTGTTGGGTACCGAACAATTCGGTATTTATGCTAGTCTTATGGCGTTTTTAATTCTAGGTAATGTAGTATTGTCCTATGGCATGGAAACTGCCTTTTTCCGTTTTATAAATAAGGAGGATCAACCTAAAAAGCTTGTTCAATCCACAGCTCTTACTTCCTTGGTGGTATCTACGTTACTCTTTGTAACCGTTGGATTGCTGTTTAAATCCCAAATTTCAAACATCCTAGAATTTCGACCTGAATATATACTTTATGCTGTATTAATACTAGGTCTTGACGCCTTATGCGTAATACCTTTTGTGTGGTATAGAGCAAATGAAAGGCCAACAACTTATACCATCATAAAGGTTGGGAATGTACTCATTAATCTTGGTTTTAATTTATTCTTTTTTTTGTGGCTTCCTGTTTTGGTAAGAGACAATACAGACAGTATTTGGAATTCGTGGTATTTGGCAGAGAATAAAGTTGGTTATGTATTCATTGCCAATTTAATAGCAAGTGGCTTAACGTTTTTATTCCTTCTTCCTATTTATTTAAAAATAAATTTGGGTTTCAATGCCTCTGTTTGGAAACGAATGATGGCATATGGATTACCAGTTTTAGTTGCAGGAATTGCTTTTTCAATCAATGAGGCTTTCGATAAGATCCTACTGAAATATATGCTTCCGGAGGACATTGCGGAATCCGAGGTCGGGATTTATTCTGCCTGTTACAAATTAGGGGTGTTTATGACGTTGTTTGCCACTGCATTTCGTTTGGGGATAGAACCTTTTTTCTTTAACCACGCATCCTCTAAGAATGCAAAGGAAACCTATGCCTTAATTACCAAATTCTTTGTCATTTTTGGGAGTTTAATACTCTTGGTGGTAGTGGTTTTTATTGATGTGTTCAAGGTAATTTTAATTCCTGATAGTGCCTTTTGGGAAGCCCTGCATATAGTGCCCATTATCTTATTAGCCAATTTGTGTTTAGGAATTTACCACAACCTTTCTGTATGGTACAAAGTAACCGACAGAACAAGATTTGGAGCCATTGTATCTATTGTAGGGGCAGGAATTACCCTAGTATTGAATTTGCTTTTAATTCCATTGATCAGTTATAACGGATCCGCAATTGCGACCTTGGCAGCTTACGGTGTTATGATGATCTTATCATATACACTTGGCAAAAAATATTACCCTGTACCCTACGACATGAAGAATATTTCAGTGTTTCTGATATTATCAATTGTGTTTTCTTATCTCTCCTTTTATACTTTTGATCGTGATATAGCTCTTGGTTCCCTATTATTATTAATATTTTTGTCCATCTTATATTTTTTGGAACGGAAAGAAATTAAACGCTACTTCAAATTTTGA
- the atpH gene encoding ATP synthase F1 subunit delta, whose translation MAGERAAIRYAKATLSLAVDKGIEGKINEDMLQINSLIKENSELRAVLESPIIRSSDKKAILTKIVSGETELTHNLINVLIENKRINLLGAVSSSFVALYNSLKDKEIAKVTTAVPLTKELEDKVLAKVKELTAKNVELKNIVDPEILGGFILRVGDQQYNASIANQLNKLKKEFSIN comes from the coding sequence ATGGCAGGAGAAAGAGCTGCAATACGATATGCAAAAGCAACTTTGTCTTTAGCAGTTGATAAGGGGATAGAAGGCAAGATAAATGAAGATATGCTTCAAATTAATTCATTGATCAAAGAGAACAGTGAATTAAGAGCTGTTTTAGAAAGCCCTATAATTAGATCGTCTGATAAAAAGGCAATCCTTACAAAAATTGTTTCTGGCGAAACAGAATTAACGCATAATCTTATCAATGTTTTAATTGAAAACAAACGAATTAATTTGTTGGGCGCTGTCTCCAGTTCCTTTGTTGCTCTTTATAATTCTTTGAAAGATAAAGAGATTGCAAAAGTTACCACCGCGGTGCCTTTAACAAAAGAGTTAGAGGATAAGGTTCTAGCAAAAGTGAAGGAATTAACCGCAAAAAATGTTGAGTTAAAAAATATCGTAGACCCTGAAATCCTAGGTGGATTTATTTTGAGGGTAGGCGACCAACAATATAATGCGAGTATCGCAAACCAATTAAATAAATTAAAAAAGGAATTTTCAATAAACTAA
- a CDS encoding F0F1 ATP synthase subunit B, protein MDLITPGFGLVFWTVITFLVLLFLLRKFAWKPILGAVSDREDGIKEALAAAENARLEMENLQADNERILKEARAEREAMLKEAREIKNKMISDAKDEAQNQANKMIAQAQAAIESEKKSAMAELKSHVASLSLEIAEKVVRKELADKNQQIELVESMLGETTLN, encoded by the coding sequence ATGGATTTAATTACACCTGGTTTTGGACTTGTTTTTTGGACGGTTATCACCTTCTTAGTCCTTTTGTTTCTTTTAAGAAAGTTCGCTTGGAAACCAATCTTAGGCGCAGTTAGCGATAGAGAAGATGGAATAAAAGAAGCTTTGGCAGCTGCCGAAAACGCAAGACTTGAGATGGAGAATCTTCAGGCGGATAATGAGCGTATCCTTAAGGAAGCACGTGCAGAGAGAGAGGCTATGTTGAAAGAGGCTAGAGAGATTAAAAACAAAATGATCTCCGATGCTAAAGATGAGGCTCAAAACCAAGCGAATAAAATGATCGCTCAAGCACAGGCAGCTATCGAAAGCGAAAAGAAATCTGCTATGGCAGAATTAAAAAGCCACGTTGCTTCACTATCACTTGAGATTGCTGAAAAAGTAGTAAGAAAAGAATTGGCCGATAAGAATCAACAAATTGAGCTTGTTGAGTCTATGTTGGGCGAAACAACCCTAAATTAA